Proteins from a genomic interval of Paenibacillus sp. FSL H8-0048:
- the sigF gene encoding RNA polymerase sporulation sigma factor SigF, whose translation MDAEAKKAPPTYLDDAEVKRLIALSQAGDHTARDTLVNCNIRLVWSVVQRFMNRGYEPDDLFQIGCIGLLKSVDKFDLSYEVKFSTYAVPMIIGEIQRFLRDDGTLKVSRSLKEMANKVRKMKDEMSKTLDRLPTIGEVAEALGVTPEEIVFAQEANKPPTSIHETVFENDGDPITLIDQIADESQERWFDKLALNEAIGALTERERLIVYLRYYRDQTQSEVASRLGISQVQVSRLEKKILANIREQIAQ comes from the coding sequence ATGGATGCAGAAGCAAAAAAAGCTCCGCCGACCTATTTGGACGATGCGGAGGTCAAACGTCTAATCGCGCTCAGTCAAGCCGGAGACCATACGGCCCGCGACACGCTGGTCAACTGCAATATCCGCCTCGTCTGGTCGGTGGTGCAGCGGTTTATGAACCGCGGATATGAACCGGATGATTTGTTCCAGATCGGCTGTATCGGACTGCTGAAGTCCGTTGATAAATTCGATCTCAGCTATGAGGTCAAGTTCTCCACCTATGCGGTGCCGATGATTATCGGCGAGATCCAGCGGTTCCTGCGCGATGACGGCACACTTAAGGTCAGCCGCTCGCTGAAGGAGATGGCCAACAAGGTGCGCAAGATGAAGGATGAGATGTCCAAAACGCTCGACCGCCTCCCGACCATCGGTGAAGTGGCCGAAGCGCTGGGCGTCACGCCCGAAGAAATCGTCTTCGCCCAGGAGGCCAACAAGCCGCCGACTTCGATCCACGAGACCGTCTTCGAGAATGACGGCGATCCGATCACACTGATCGACCAGATCGCTGACGAGTCGCAGGAGCGCTGGTTCGACAAGCTGGCCTTGAACGAGGCCATCGGTGCGTTAACCGAGCGCGAGCGTCTGATCGTGTATCTGCGCTATTACCGCGATCAGACCCAGTCGGAAGTCGCCAGCCGCCTCGGCATCTCGCAGGTGCAGGTGTCGAGGCTGGAGAAGAAGATCCTCGCGAACATCCGCGAGCAGATTGCGCAGTAG
- a CDS encoding acyltransferase family protein, translating to MNKPRELWIDAAKGFSIIFVVMGHSGDAAANHYLSWFRMPLFFMLSGLLFKPIESGRYLRWAVKRTRGLMTPYFAYGLLIAAVLLLFNLNLKGFAENVARLLYGGLSLTGPYGVFWFITCLLFTQLLFGYIVRYSRSIQLLIIASAYLLSHVISLTSLKNFNLPWNIDVSLLAITYYAIGFYGKKVIPALIRRYWALPVLLPLCGLVLLLERRGVIQYSLNMKYKEYTSLVLDLAVPLLVSLTICAGVYRLVQLVPLDWMGSLGRNSIAIMYLHLPLNYSLKYLLGADYGLIPFTLIGVGVPLLVAMWAVRSPVLSRLYLGHKGGSRPAVNSSNAR from the coding sequence GTGAATAAACCACGCGAATTATGGATTGATGCCGCCAAGGGATTCAGTATTATTTTTGTCGTTATGGGCCACTCGGGCGATGCGGCAGCGAATCATTATTTGTCCTGGTTCCGGATGCCTTTGTTCTTCATGCTTAGCGGGCTGCTGTTTAAGCCGATCGAATCCGGACGTTATCTGCGCTGGGCAGTGAAGCGGACACGGGGGCTGATGACTCCTTATTTTGCCTACGGGCTCCTGATTGCCGCAGTGCTGCTGCTGTTCAACCTGAATCTTAAGGGGTTCGCAGAGAATGTGGCGAGGCTGCTGTACGGGGGATTGTCGCTTACCGGTCCTTACGGGGTGTTCTGGTTCATCACCTGCCTGCTGTTCACCCAGCTGCTGTTCGGATATATCGTCCGTTATTCCCGCAGTATCCAATTACTAATAATCGCCTCTGCTTACCTCCTCTCTCATGTAATCTCGCTGACCTCGCTCAAGAACTTCAACCTTCCCTGGAATATAGATGTGTCGCTGCTTGCCATCACTTACTATGCCATTGGCTTCTACGGTAAAAAGGTGATCCCTGCGCTGATCCGCCGCTATTGGGCGCTCCCGGTGCTGCTCCCGTTATGCGGCCTTGTGCTGCTGCTGGAACGGAGGGGGGTTATTCAATACAGCTTGAATATGAAGTACAAGGAATATACCTCACTCGTGCTGGATCTCGCGGTTCCGCTGCTGGTCTCTTTGACCATTTGCGCCGGGGTGTACCGGCTGGTGCAGCTTGTTCCGCTGGATTGGATGGGCAGCCTGGGGCGCAACTCTATTGCGATCATGTACTTGCATCTGCCGCTGAATTACAGCCTGAAATATCTGCTTGGCGCGGATTACGGGCTAATCCCCTTTACGCTGATCGGGGTAGGTGTGCCGCTGCTCGTGGCCATGTGGGCTGTGCGCTCTCCGGTGCTCTCCAGACTCTATCTCGGGCATAAGGGCGGGAGCCGTCCGGCAGTGAACTCTAGCAACGCACGCTAA
- a CDS encoding metallophosphoesterase family protein, translated as MRTLVISDIHGCIEEFNLLLRRAEYNPSKDQLILLGDYVDRGPDSRAVVEQVKRLAEAEGVIVLRGNHDQMACDALAGEDDKRDTHWITNGGFHTLLSYCGGRDSVLLHPDSGWRDYTEMKRFMRTEHKEHLDFLGSLPYYYETETHLFVHAGIDPSLADWRTQREYDFIWIREPFYNHPVTSTEKTVVFGHTSTADLQDGAGIWFCPLGDKIGIDGGCVYGEQLNCLEISEAGYKTYAVRLGERE; from the coding sequence ATGAGAACATTAGTAATCAGTGACATCCACGGCTGTATAGAGGAATTCAACCTGCTGCTCCGCCGGGCGGAGTATAACCCCTCCAAGGATCAATTGATCCTGCTGGGCGATTATGTGGACAGGGGGCCGGACAGCAGAGCGGTTGTGGAACAGGTGAAGCGGCTTGCCGAGGCCGAGGGGGTTATTGTGCTACGGGGCAACCATGATCAAATGGCCTGCGATGCGCTGGCGGGAGAGGATGATAAGCGGGATACCCACTGGATTACGAATGGGGGATTCCACACCCTGCTGAGCTATTGCGGAGGCCGGGATTCGGTGCTCCTGCACCCGGATTCAGGGTGGAGGGATTATACGGAGATGAAGCGGTTCATGCGCACGGAACATAAGGAGCACCTGGATTTCCTGGGTTCGCTGCCCTATTACTATGAGACGGAGACCCATCTGTTCGTTCATGCGGGCATTGATCCATCCCTTGCCGACTGGCGGACCCAACGGGAGTATGATTTTATCTGGATTCGGGAGCCTTTCTACAATCATCCTGTTACTTCTACGGAGAAGACGGTTGTATTCGGTCATACCTCTACGGCAGATCTGCAGGACGGGGCGGGAATCTGGTTCTGTCCGCTGGGCGATAAAATAGGCATCGACGGCGGCTGTGTGTACGGGGAGCAATTGAATTGCCTGGAGATTAGCGAAGCCGGATATAAGACCTATGCGGTTCGGCTTGGGGAGCGGGAGTAA
- the spoIIAA gene encoding anti-sigma F factor antagonist translates to MNSHVEMEHHRGVLIVRLSGELDHHAADYVRMDMDEAIMRGQVEHLILSLKELQFMDSSGLGVILGRYKLIRSKGGKMAVCDATAPVKRLLEMSGLFKIMPLYDDESAALSDLEVAL, encoded by the coding sequence ATGAATTCTCATGTGGAGATGGAGCATCACCGGGGTGTGCTGATTGTCCGGTTGTCCGGGGAACTGGATCATCACGCAGCCGATTATGTACGTATGGATATGGATGAAGCAATTATGCGGGGCCAGGTGGAGCATCTGATCCTGAGTCTGAAGGAGCTGCAGTTCATGGACAGCTCGGGTCTTGGAGTGATTCTGGGGCGGTACAAGCTGATCCGCAGTAAGGGCGGCAAAATGGCAGTCTGCGATGCCACAGCGCCTGTGAAGCGCCTGCTGGAAATGTCGGGCCTGTTCAAAATCATGCCCTTATATGACGACGAGAGCGCTGCACTCTCGGATTTGGAGGTCGCGTTATGA
- a CDS encoding oleate hydratase produces the protein MGTYQRIHPQVQEGIASRKAYLVGGGIGSLSAAAFLIRDGHMPGRNIHILEQSSIYGGSMDGAGNAKDGYSARGGREIEEHFECFMELFGFIPSLTNPDRTVLDEFRELNLAEPIESHCRLVEKQGTPADFSSLGLSTAHALQLGKLTLATEERLGAVTIEQFFDPSFLETNFWYFWRSMFAFENWHSVVEVKRYMERFMHLISGMNQLKGILHTEYNQFDSLILPLMKWLEREGVHFDKGHEVTDLELDINDDEKVVTAIQVLVNGSPKTIPVTRGDLVMVTNGSMTENSTLGDLDHPAVLNRSLTERGCWSLWEKLAAKSPDFGRPEVFCGDIDKSKWLSFTMTFTDDEIVFPYLLELTGDAPGMGGVVTIKDSSWMMSWTAPKQPHFINQPDNVKVLWAYGLFPDAEGDYIKKKMSDCTGRELLEELCYHMGLADRIPEILEHTTNVIPCMMPYITAQFMPRVLGDRPQVVPQGSLNLAFLGQFAEVPDDCVFTVEYSVRSAMMAVYNLLALDKEVIPVHPSKYDVRVLLTALRTCLGNKPLPLDKTLGELLAGTVLSKLI, from the coding sequence ATGGGTACATATCAAAGAATTCATCCGCAGGTACAGGAAGGCATCGCCTCACGCAAGGCTTATCTCGTCGGAGGAGGAATCGGCTCCCTGTCGGCGGCGGCATTCCTGATCCGTGACGGGCACATGCCCGGCCGGAATATTCATATTCTGGAGCAATCATCGATATACGGCGGTTCCATGGACGGGGCGGGGAATGCCAAGGACGGCTACAGCGCCCGGGGCGGACGCGAGATTGAAGAGCACTTCGAATGCTTCATGGAGCTGTTCGGCTTCATCCCTTCCCTGACCAATCCGGACCGGACGGTACTGGATGAATTCCGGGAGCTGAACCTGGCAGAACCGATTGAATCGCATTGCCGTCTGGTCGAAAAGCAAGGCACCCCCGCCGACTTCTCCTCACTTGGACTCTCGACCGCACACGCCCTGCAATTAGGCAAGCTGACGCTGGCTACCGAAGAGAGACTGGGCGCGGTGACGATTGAGCAGTTTTTTGATCCGAGCTTCCTGGAGACGAATTTCTGGTATTTCTGGCGCTCCATGTTCGCCTTCGAGAACTGGCATAGTGTGGTTGAAGTCAAGCGTTACATGGAACGGTTCATGCACCTGATCTCCGGGATGAACCAGCTGAAGGGGATTCTGCACACCGAATACAACCAGTTCGACTCGCTGATCCTGCCGCTGATGAAGTGGCTGGAGCGTGAGGGCGTTCATTTTGACAAAGGGCATGAGGTCACAGATCTGGAGCTTGATATCAACGATGATGAGAAGGTTGTAACCGCAATTCAGGTGCTGGTGAACGGTTCGCCGAAGACCATTCCGGTGACACGCGGGGATCTGGTCATGGTCACGAACGGCTCAATGACAGAGAATTCTACCCTTGGCGATCTGGACCATCCGGCGGTGCTGAACCGCTCTCTGACTGAGCGCGGCTGCTGGAGCCTATGGGAGAAGCTTGCCGCCAAATCTCCGGATTTCGGCCGTCCTGAGGTGTTCTGCGGGGATATCGACAAGTCCAAATGGCTGTCGTTCACGATGACTTTTACCGATGATGAGATTGTATTCCCTTATCTGCTTGAACTGACGGGAGATGCTCCCGGCATGGGCGGCGTGGTGACGATCAAAGACTCCAGCTGGATGATGTCCTGGACCGCACCGAAGCAGCCGCATTTCATTAACCAGCCGGACAATGTGAAGGTGCTGTGGGCGTATGGCCTGTTCCCGGATGCCGAAGGCGACTATATTAAGAAAAAAATGAGCGACTGCACCGGACGCGAGCTGCTGGAGGAACTGTGCTACCATATGGGGCTTGCGGACCGCATTCCCGAGATTCTGGAGCATACCACGAATGTCATCCCTTGTATGATGCCTTATATCACTGCACAGTTCATGCCGCGCGTGCTTGGTGACCGTCCGCAGGTCGTGCCGCAGGGCAGCTTGAATCTGGCCTTCCTTGGCCAGTTCGCCGAAGTGCCGGACGACTGCGTGTTCACTGTGGAGTATTCGGTCCGCTCCGCAATGATGGCCGTCTACAATTTACTGGCGCTGGACAAAGAGGTCATTCCCGTCCATCCGAGCAAATATGATGTCCGTGTGCTGCTGACTGCGCTCCGCACCTGTCTGGGCAACAAGCCGCTGCCGCTCGATAAGACGCTCGGTGAGCTGCTGGCGGGAACGGTACTCTCGAAATTGATCTAG
- the spoIIAB gene encoding anti-sigma F factor, which produces MTSSEARNFMSVQFAALSENESFARVVVAAFVSRLDPTMEELNDLKTVVSEAVTNCIIHGYDSDPAGIVSISASLDNETVHLKIEDKGRGIEDLELAQQPLYTSKPELERSGMGFTIMENFMDEFEVISEPGRGTSISMKKTIVSKKALYN; this is translated from the coding sequence ATGACTAGTAGCGAAGCCCGTAACTTCATGAGTGTCCAGTTTGCTGCGCTGTCGGAGAATGAATCGTTCGCACGTGTCGTAGTGGCTGCCTTTGTCTCCCGGCTCGATCCGACGATGGAGGAGCTGAATGACCTGAAGACGGTAGTCTCGGAGGCCGTTACCAATTGTATTATTCACGGTTATGACAGTGATCCCGCTGGCATTGTCAGCATATCCGCTTCGCTCGACAATGAGACCGTGCATCTGAAGATTGAGGATAAGGGCCGGGGCATTGAGGATCTGGAGCTGGCCCAGCAGCCGCTGTATACCTCGAAGCCGGAGCTGGAGCGGTCGGGTATGGGCTTCACCATTATGGAGAATTTCATGGACGAATTCGAGGTTATCAGCGAACCGGGACGCGGAACCTCAATCTCCATGAAGAAAACCATCGTCTCGAAAAAAGCTTTATACAATTAG
- a CDS encoding sigma-70 family RNA polymerase sigma factor — translation MQQWIEQAQQGDAEAFRELSGHVRGMAYVVAYDMLSDVQLAEDAVQEALLEAYMNLGSLQEPAAFPGWFKTIVVRQCHRLLRRKTETILPLEAAEQVPGASPGAAEIVEYREWTQVLHKSVAELSAKLRVPLQLFYFYGYSLQEISVYLSLPVATLKKRLYDGRRKLKGALPVADLAAAFHLLHEGGARMLHIVNGDTVGDKLKRGIVQGEVLVWREIYSAGPIFTDPAAEQNRLLRAEVLQATLGIPAAEYLAGCAEQERRISGFRQYDEVVLWFEHDLFDQSMLAYLLHWFNGQKLGNTKLSLLCIGDYPGIERFHGLGQLTEAQLSTLPGTWRKIGRKELQLGSLLWEAYADPNPRELADLLAAKREELAGGALAFAYDAFMAHLSRLPSVENGLGIVEQTTLQAVANGMDTPLKLFRQVTDQLHRLGMGDTEYWKVLRTLTAGTQPLLEIDGATELRDYREVPEFLHRSVTLTGWGEQVMAGAADRLQLQNIDEWYGGLHLEGHGAPWRWDRTAGRPVQTPLSERTE, via the coding sequence ATGCAACAGTGGATTGAACAAGCGCAGCAGGGCGATGCCGAAGCCTTCCGGGAGCTTAGCGGGCATGTGCGGGGGATGGCTTACGTAGTGGCCTACGATATGCTCAGTGATGTACAGCTCGCGGAAGACGCGGTGCAGGAAGCTTTGCTGGAGGCGTATATGAATCTTGGCAGCCTTCAGGAGCCGGCCGCGTTCCCGGGATGGTTCAAAACGATCGTGGTCAGGCAGTGCCACCGGCTGCTGCGGCGCAAGACAGAGACGATCCTGCCTCTGGAGGCAGCGGAGCAGGTGCCCGGGGCATCCCCCGGCGCAGCCGAGATAGTTGAATACAGGGAATGGACACAGGTGCTGCACAAGTCAGTGGCGGAATTGTCCGCCAAGCTGCGGGTACCGCTGCAATTGTTCTATTTCTACGGCTACTCGCTTCAGGAGATTTCCGTATATCTGAGCCTTCCCGTCGCTACGCTGAAGAAAAGGCTGTATGACGGCAGACGCAAGCTGAAGGGCGCTTTACCTGTTGCCGATCTGGCTGCCGCATTTCATCTGTTACATGAAGGGGGAGCACGTATGCTGCATATTGTCAATGGTGACACGGTGGGAGATAAGCTGAAACGGGGAATTGTCCAGGGGGAGGTGCTGGTGTGGAGAGAGATCTATTCGGCGGGGCCGATCTTCACCGATCCGGCGGCAGAGCAAAACCGGCTGCTGCGGGCTGAGGTGCTACAGGCCACGCTGGGTATTCCGGCGGCTGAATATCTGGCCGGCTGTGCGGAGCAGGAGCGGAGGATTAGCGGATTCCGCCAGTATGATGAGGTGGTGCTGTGGTTCGAGCATGATCTGTTCGACCAGAGTATGCTTGCCTACCTATTACACTGGTTCAATGGGCAAAAGCTGGGCAACACCAAGCTGAGCCTGCTCTGCATCGGAGATTACCCCGGGATTGAGCGGTTCCATGGTCTGGGACAGCTGACGGAAGCCCAGCTTAGCACCCTGCCGGGAACCTGGCGGAAGATTGGCCGCAAGGAGCTGCAGCTGGGGAGCCTGCTGTGGGAAGCCTATGCCGATCCCAATCCCCGCGAACTGGCGGATCTGCTTGCAGCGAAGCGGGAGGAGCTGGCGGGAGGTGCGCTTGCTTTTGCCTATGATGCCTTCATGGCCCATCTCTCCCGCCTGCCTTCCGTAGAGAATGGACTCGGCATTGTCGAACAGACCACTCTCCAAGCTGTAGCTAACGGTATGGATACGCCGCTTAAGCTGTTCCGCCAGGTTACGGATCAGCTCCACCGGCTTGGCATGGGCGATACGGAATACTGGAAGGTCCTGCGCACACTTACGGCGGGCACGCAGCCGCTGCTTGAGATTGATGGTGCAACAGAGCTGAGAGATTACAGGGAGGTACCGGAATTTCTGCACCGCAGCGTTACGCTGACTGGATGGGGAGAGCAGGTGATGGCCGGAGCAGCCGACCGGCTACAGCTGCAAAATATCGATGAATGGTACGGCGGCCTGCATCTGGAGGGTCATGGCGCCCCTTGGCGCTGGGACCGCACTGCGGGAAGGCCTGTACAGACCCCGTTATCCGAGCGGACGGAATAG
- a CDS encoding D-alanyl-D-alanine carboxypeptidase family protein — MKVKFRRGTIVRKIRYVTLVLCIAVSVLGGATGAWAEEKAKGTANSGNAGGAAATLAPGARSAILMDASTGTVIYEKNSHDKLPPASITKIMTMLLTVEALDEGKLQLTDKVRTSEYAASMGGSQIFLEPGEEMTVDDMLKGIAMASGNDASVAMAEKIAGSESAFVDLMNQKAQDLGLKDTHFANCNGLPAANHYSSAHDIAVISRELLKHEQIIKYTGSYQDYLRKDSTKPFWLVNTNKLVRFYTGADGLKTGYTSEAKFCLSATAARDGLRAVAVVLGEPNTKTRNSEVSAMFDYLFSQYKLHTIHKEGDTIGTVRIEKGVKSQLPLVAKEDYSVLLRKGVTQEGIRNKLVLDEHVKAPVAEGQTVGKLVVYQGNDVLKEYELKAGEAVPKAGWWKLFKRATGAMFTKD; from the coding sequence ATGAAGGTTAAGTTCAGGAGGGGAACCATTGTGAGGAAAATTCGTTATGTTACGCTTGTGCTGTGCATTGCTGTATCGGTTCTGGGAGGCGCTACAGGAGCCTGGGCCGAGGAAAAAGCCAAAGGCACCGCAAATTCCGGCAATGCCGGAGGGGCGGCTGCTACGCTTGCGCCGGGGGCACGTTCTGCCATTCTGATGGATGCCAGTACAGGCACGGTCATCTATGAGAAGAACAGCCATGATAAACTTCCGCCAGCCAGTATTACCAAGATTATGACCATGCTGCTGACCGTGGAGGCGCTGGACGAGGGCAAACTTCAGCTGACCGACAAGGTGCGGACCAGCGAATATGCGGCATCGATGGGCGGTTCGCAGATTTTCTTAGAGCCGGGTGAGGAAATGACGGTAGACGATATGCTGAAGGGTATTGCGATGGCCTCCGGCAATGATGCTTCCGTAGCTATGGCGGAGAAGATCGCCGGCTCGGAGAGCGCCTTCGTCGATCTCATGAACCAGAAGGCGCAGGACCTGGGCCTGAAGGATACTCATTTCGCCAACTGTAACGGTCTGCCTGCTGCGAATCATTATTCCTCCGCGCATGATATTGCCGTCATTAGCCGGGAGCTGCTGAAGCATGAGCAGATTATCAAATACACCGGCTCTTATCAGGATTACCTGCGCAAGGATTCCACCAAGCCGTTCTGGCTGGTCAACACTAACAAGCTGGTGCGGTTCTACACGGGAGCTGACGGACTGAAGACGGGATATACGTCCGAAGCGAAGTTCTGCCTGTCGGCGACGGCGGCCAGAGACGGTCTGCGCGCTGTAGCGGTGGTGCTGGGCGAACCGAACACCAAGACCCGCAACAGCGAGGTCTCGGCGATGTTCGACTACCTCTTTTCCCAATATAAACTGCATACGATTCACAAGGAAGGCGACACCATCGGCACGGTAAGGATTGAGAAGGGCGTCAAGTCGCAGCTGCCGCTGGTGGCGAAGGAAGACTATAGTGTCCTGCTCCGCAAAGGAGTAACCCAGGAGGGTATCCGTAATAAGCTGGTATTGGATGAGCATGTCAAGGCTCCGGTCGCTGAAGGCCAGACGGTCGGCAAGCTGGTGGTCTATCAGGGGAACGATGTATTGAAGGAATACGAGCTGAAGGCAGGCGAGGCTGTCCCGAAGGCAGGCTGGTGGAAGCTGTTCAAGCGGGCAACGGGCGCTATGTTCACGAAGGATTAA
- a CDS encoding RNA 2'-phosphotransferase produces the protein MDYAKLSKEVSYALRHAPWEYELELDEQGWVDIEQLLHSLHQDKKWEAVGAEDLDKMIAASDKQRHELAEGRIRALYGHSVPQKIIKQAETPPPILYHGTARQWVETILHEGLKPMKRQYVHFSVDTATAKLVGGRKDSSPVILTIDAGRAAQEGIKFYHGNHNIWLADSIPPGFITLN, from the coding sequence ATGGATTATGCAAAACTCAGCAAGGAGGTCTCCTACGCTCTGCGTCACGCTCCGTGGGAATATGAACTGGAATTGGATGAACAGGGGTGGGTGGATATTGAACAGCTGCTCCACTCACTGCATCAGGACAAGAAGTGGGAAGCAGTCGGTGCAGAGGATCTGGACAAAATGATCGCGGCATCGGATAAGCAGCGGCATGAGCTTGCGGAGGGCAGAATAAGGGCGCTGTATGGTCACTCGGTCCCGCAAAAAATAATCAAGCAGGCTGAAACGCCGCCCCCTATTTTGTACCACGGAACAGCCAGGCAATGGGTAGAGACGATTCTGCACGAAGGACTGAAACCAATGAAGAGGCAGTATGTTCATTTCTCGGTGGATACGGCTACAGCCAAGCTGGTGGGAGGGCGCAAGGATTCAAGTCCTGTAATCTTAACCATCGATGCCGGGCGGGCCGCACAGGAAGGAATCAAGTTCTACCACGGAAATCATAATATTTGGCTCGCGGACTCTATTCCTCCCGGATTCATTACATTGAACTGA
- a CDS encoding TetR/AcrR family transcriptional regulator C-terminal domain-containing protein, whose protein sequence is MSNSLVTKNALARSLKKLMLTRPLNKITIQQLTADCGVTRHTFYNHFQDIYELLGWIYKSEVIEGLDQYCCWAGWKQGFLSVLRYTVNNKTICLNTFHSLGREHLEEFLYGVIYRVMISVVEELDGQAWPGQEQIPEPVRMQARLDITDFYTLAILEQVIHWLRAGANTDPAGVVDKVSRIMDGCIARGLEHYQTAVHPAK, encoded by the coding sequence ATGTCCAATTCACTTGTAACGAAGAACGCGTTAGCCCGGTCCCTGAAGAAGCTGATGCTCACAAGGCCGCTGAATAAAATAACGATCCAGCAGCTCACGGCGGATTGTGGGGTGACCCGCCATACGTTTTATAATCATTTTCAGGATATCTATGAGCTGCTCGGCTGGATCTACAAGTCAGAAGTGATTGAAGGACTGGACCAATATTGCTGCTGGGCGGGCTGGAAGCAAGGGTTCTTAAGCGTGCTGCGCTATACCGTAAATAACAAAACCATCTGTTTGAATACCTTCCATTCGCTGGGACGCGAGCATCTGGAAGAGTTCCTGTACGGGGTGATTTACCGCGTCATGATCAGCGTAGTGGAGGAGCTGGACGGGCAGGCGTGGCCGGGACAGGAGCAGATCCCAGAGCCAGTGAGAATGCAGGCCAGACTCGATATAACCGATTTCTACACGCTGGCCATCCTTGAACAGGTGATCCACTGGCTCAGAGCAGGCGCGAACACAGATCCGGCCGGAGTGGTGGACAAGGTATCGCGGATTATGGACGGATGCATTGCCCGGGGGCTAGAGCATTATCAGACTGCGGTGCACCCGGCGAAGTAA
- a CDS encoding FecCD family ABC transporter permease, with the protein MNQQAVSGSGLDEKAKPLKLRSRPWAATLILIGGLIVLALGIAISVSFGAADIKLSVVWTAVFHFNPEITDHQIIRELRLPRVLGGVMVGASLAVAGAIMQGMTRNPLADSGLMGINSGAGFALAVCFAFFPGLPFMYLILYSFVGAGAGAGIVYGVGSLAKGGLTPARLVLAGAALSALLSALSEGIALYFRIGQDLAFWYAGGLAGTKWFQLQIMSPWVIAAILGAIVLSRSITMLSLGEDIAKGLGQRTGLVKLAGTLIVLILAGASVAVVGAVGFVGLIIPHLTRYLVGVDYRWIIPCSAVLGALLVVGGDLTARMINPPHETPVGAIIALIGVPFFLYLARKERREL; encoded by the coding sequence ATGAATCAACAGGCAGTGTCCGGGAGCGGGCTGGATGAGAAAGCCAAGCCGCTGAAGCTGCGGTCCCGTCCTTGGGCGGCAACACTAATTCTTATTGGCGGCCTCATTGTGCTGGCGCTTGGTATCGCTATATCTGTATCGTTCGGTGCCGCAGATATTAAGCTGTCGGTGGTATGGACCGCAGTCTTTCATTTCAATCCCGAGATTACCGACCATCAGATCATCCGCGAGCTTAGGCTGCCGCGTGTGCTGGGCGGCGTAATGGTGGGAGCCAGCCTCGCTGTGGCAGGGGCTATTATGCAAGGGATGACCCGCAATCCGCTGGCGGATTCGGGACTGATGGGTATTAACTCCGGCGCGGGTTTTGCGCTGGCGGTCTGCTTTGCCTTTTTTCCGGGATTGCCGTTCATGTATCTCATTCTCTATTCCTTCGTTGGCGCCGGAGCGGGAGCGGGAATTGTCTATGGAGTAGGCTCGCTGGCGAAGGGCGGGCTAACCCCGGCCAGGCTTGTATTGGCAGGTGCTGCCCTCAGTGCGCTGCTCTCGGCGCTAAGTGAAGGCATCGCCCTGTATTTCCGGATCGGACAAGATCTCGCCTTCTGGTATGCCGGCGGTCTGGCCGGAACGAAGTGGTTCCAGCTGCAGATCATGTCTCCATGGGTGATAGCGGCTATCCTCGGAGCCATTGTGCTGTCCCGTTCGATTACGATGCTCAGCCTGGGTGAGGATATTGCCAAGGGGCTTGGGCAGCGTACAGGGCTGGTGAAGTTGGCGGGTACGCTAATTGTCCTGATTCTGGCCGGAGCCTCGGTAGCTGTAGTGGGAGCTGTAGGGTTTGTCGGCCTGATCATCCCCCATCTGACCCGATATCTGGTCGGTGTGGATTACCGCTGGATTATTCCCTGCTCTGCGGTGCTGGGTGCACTGCTGGTGGTCGGGGGCGATCTGACGGCCCGGATGATCAATCCGCCGCATGAAACGCCGGTAGGTGCGATTATAGCGCTGATTGGGGTACCGTTCTTCCTGTATCTGGCCCGAAAAGAAAGAAGGGAGCTGTAA